Proteins found in one Colletes latitarsis isolate SP2378_abdomen chromosome 8, iyColLati1, whole genome shotgun sequence genomic segment:
- the LOC143344675 gene encoding thioredoxin domain-containing protein 11, whose amino-acid sequence MLKQEFEARTPRNADNSYTSTPDSGSNDVAKESNQRLAIEDKLARKMFPYVREICFFLAVTFTALTALHSSPPKISKPPSAKPFFNQSSIVLDFYKGHLGAMIERVTEADFSFVMYYAPWDAESQAVRLEFENVAQYYRTQIFFAAINCWHPSSECRAQYSKIQSYPLLMLYPSRDSGIEYRGIRTSPYMIRFLNAVMNPIVRITHTKQLIELFVNYDAVVVGYFNFTRLDRTPGYREFYNAAIRVLERDPNRELAFAIITSALSSERDHNVYKFPSANLLMWNESLRYPEDSEWTSENILNWISNSIHQSALWLQPPGIKALTLAPYLKEGPVLFLFTPRNPLHPENYNYNLIREIGLQDYVCVDNLMAKKIIEHLSFNRRTAIARHFEKSRQCIKLLKENKNQLNESTVSVSIQRWINDSCCANIVINKCSVCKKLELSNAEREASVCKLVSNKLNHVCKGADIFKISTMEDLQEKHDVCCNKDHVTVKLQEGSKFRSQRYKTPLFTANEYDIRSANAIKQAYLKQDCKRWITGNKYHQPVFPRDSPEHPNITLTESVCKINKTLALIAIDSLHYFHFAEGLGIDILKKKDKTAVVILDSAHESQYVMQGDFNRYTLIQFINNYTEGFLQRTLRSNNSRRFVQKFKNKINCEPKDDQSICIPELTTETFLSTILDPTKDVIVMYYSPYCAFCSAISYIYLTVAHYLREMDHLLFVRVDGDNNDLPWEYNMNRFPSILFFPAKRKEDSTVYPFSLPITIPNFINFILANLDGDSHVEALVNICQSGTGELSDSCIVRTRWLCLDIIQQLLRDYRKLIRHVNLLGKKNVRNKRKIILLKLAHIKDIHLILGSTIDLREDQHKVKVIRKKYRKYYKSIRLIELDSKMNSHQFEKAILQKNVFERKTIKSEL is encoded by the exons ATGTTGAAACAAGAGTTTGAAGCACGCACGCCGAGAAATGCTGATAACTCGTACACGAGTACACCAGACTCAGGAAGTAACGACGTGGCCAAGGAGTCGAATCAGAGGCTTGCGATAGAAGACAAATTGGCCAGAAAGATGTTTCCGTACGTCAGGGAAATCTGTTTTTTCCTTGCAGTCACTTTTACCGCCCTGACTGCCCTTCACAGCTC aCCTCCTAAGATATCAAAGCCACCATCAGCTAAACCATTTTTTAATCAGAGCTCGATTGTCTTAGATTTTTATAAAGGTCATCTAGGAGCTATGATAGAAAGAGTTACTGAAGCAGATTTTAGTTTTGTTATGTATTATGCTCCTTGGGATGCAGAAAGTCAAGCAgtacgtctggaatttgaaaATGTTGCTCAGTATTATCGCACACAg ATATTTTTTGCTGCTATTAATTGTTGGCATCCAAGCTCAGAGTGTAGAGCTCAATATAGTAAAATTCAAAGTTATCCATTGTTAATGCTTTATCCATCAAGGGACTCTGGCATTGAATACAGGGGTATTCGTACTTCACCATACATGATTCGTTTTCTTAATGCAGTCATGAATCCAATTGTTAGAATAACTCATACAAAACAGTTGATAGAGTTATTTGTGAATTATGAT GCTGTGGTGGTAGGTTATTTTAATTTCACACGGTTGGATAGAACTCCAGGTTACAGAGAATTTTATAATGCTGCTATACGTGTATTAGAAAGAGATCCTAATAGAGAGCTGGCGTTTGCTATTATCACCAGTGCATTGTCTAGTGAAAGAGACCATAATGTTTATAAATTTCCATCTGCAAATTTGCTCATGTGGAATGAATCTTTA AGGTATCCAGAAGACTCTGAATGGACTTCCGAAAACATATTAAATTGGATTAGCAACTCCATTCATCAATCAGCACTATGGCTTCAGCCTCCTGGGATAAAAGCACTAACATTAGCACCATATTTGAAGGAAGGGCCTGTACTTTTTCTCTTCACACCTCGCAATCCTTTACACCCTGAAAATTACAATTACAATCTG ATCAGAGAAATTGGACTGCAAGATTATGTCTGTGTAGATAATCTGATggctaagaaaataattgaacatCTCAGCTTTAATCGTCGCACGGCTATTGCCAGGCATTTTGAGAAAAGTAGACAATGTATTAAGCTCTTAAAGGAAAATAAAAATCAGTTAAATGAATCGACTGTCAGTGTTTCCATTCAACGGTGGATCAATGATAGTTGCTGTGCTAATATTGTCATAAATAAATGTTCTGTATGTAAGAAACTTGAATTAAGCAATGCAGAAAGAGAAGCGTCCGTTTGTAAGCTTGTTTCCAATAAACTTAATCATGTATGTAAAGGTgcagatatttttaaaatttccacCATGGAAGATCTGCAAGAGAAACACGATGTCTGTTGTAATAAGGATCATGTAACAGTAAAATTACAAGAAGGATCTAAATTTAGAAG ccaAAGATACAAGACACCGTTATTTACAGCAAATGAATACGATATACGATCTGCAAACGCAATAAAGCAAGCATATTTAAAACAAGATTGTAAAAGGTGGATAACTGGAAACAAGTATCATCAACCTGTATTTCCACGTGATTCCCCTGAACATCCTAATATAACTCTAACTGAGTCAGTGtgcaaaattaataaaacactggcATTGATAGCAATCGATAGTTTGCATTATTTCCATTTTGCAGAAGGTCTTGGAATAGATATtctaaaaaagaaagataagACTGCTGTTGTTATATTAGATTCTGCT CATGAAAGTCAATATGTCATGCAAGGCGATTTTAATCGATATACACTTatacaatttataaataattatactgAAGGTTTTTTACAACGTACACTACGGTCTAATAATTCAAGGCGTTTTGTACAAaagtttaaaaacaaaattaattgtGAACCGAAAGATGATCAGAGTATATGTATACCGGAATTAACAACAGAAACCTTCTTAAGTACTATTTTAGATCCAACAAAg GATGTGATTGTAATGTACTACTCTCCTTATTGTGCATTTTGTAGTGCAATTTCTTATATATACTTAACTGTGGCTCATTACTTGCGCGAAATGGATCATCTTTTATTTGTAAGAGTTGATGGTGATAACAATGATTTACCATGGGAGTATAATATGAATCGATTTCCATCTATTCTTTTTTTTCCTGCTAAAAG AAAAGAGGATAGCACGGTGTATCCGTTTTCTCTACCAATTACCATTCCTAATTTCATTAACTTCATTTTAGCGAATTTAGATGGAGATTCGCATGTCGAGGCACTTGTAAATATTTGTCAATCTGGAACCGGTGAATTATCAGATTCGTGTATTGTTCGAACACGTTGGCTGTGTCTAGATATCATTCAACAACTACTTAGAGATTATCGAAAGCTAATAAGACACGTAAACTTATTAGGAAAAAAGAATGTTAGGAACAAGAGAAAAATCATTTTACTAAAGCTGGCACATATTAAGGATATACACTTGATATTAGGTTCCACTATCGATCTCAGAGAGGATCAACACAAAGTAAAAGTTATCAggaaaaaatatagaaaatattataaaagtatTAGGTTAATCGAATTAGATAGTAAAATGAATAGCCATCAATTTGAAAAAGCTAttctacaaaaaaatgtttttgaAAGAAAAACAATTAAAAGCGAATTGTGA